A window of the Rhinoderma darwinii isolate aRhiDar2 unplaced genomic scaffold, aRhiDar2.hap1 Scaffold_1853, whole genome shotgun sequence genome harbors these coding sequences:
- the LOC142700357 gene encoding histone H2A type 1-like, with amino-acid sequence MSGRGKQGGKVRAKAKTRSSRAGLQFPVGRVHRLLRKGNYAQRVGAGAPVYLAAVLEYLTAEILELAGNAARDNKKTRIIPRHLQLAVRNDEELNKLLGGVTIAQGGVLPNIQAVLLPKKTESSKSAKSK; translated from the coding sequence ATGTCTGGAAGAGGAAAGCAAGGAGGCAAAGTGCGGGCTAAAGCCAAGACCCGCTCATCCCGGGCCGGACTTCAGTTCCCTGtcggtcgtgtgcacagacttCTCCGCAAGGGCAACTACGCTCAGAGGGTCGGCGCCGGCGCTCCGGTCTACCTGGCCGCTGTGCTGGAATATTTGACCGCTGAGATCCTGGAACTGGCCGGAAATGCCGCCCGGGACAACAAGAAGACCCGAATCATCCCCCGTCACCTGCAGCTGGCCGTGCGCAATGACGAGGAGCTCAACAAGCTGCTGGGTGGTGTGACCATCGCTCAGGGAGGCGTCCTGCCCAACATCCAGGCCGTTCTGCTGCCCAAGAAGACCGAGAGCAGCAAAAGCGCCAAGAGCAAGTGA